CGCTCATGCTCGACCTGCTCCCCTCGCCGGCGGACGCCGGCCGTGATCTGGGCGTGCTGGGCCTGGCGACGATCCTGCCGCAGGTGCTCGCGCCCGCCCTCGCCGGGGCTGTCCTCGTCCTCACCGGCGGGCACTACTCGTGGCTGTTCATCCTGGCGCTGTTGGCGGTGACACTCTCCGGAGTCATCATGGCGCGGCTGCTGCGCTTCCGGCGCACGCAATAGAGCAGGTGCCCCGGCCTCGCCGGGGCACCCGCTCCTCACCGCATCGACCGTGGCACGGTCACTGGGACGCGTCGTAGGCCGCCTGGTAGATCTCCACGTAGCGGTCACTGCCGTTGGCCACCAGCTCGTCCTGGAAGGCCTGCCACGCGGCGTCGTCGTCGATGTCTCGCACACCGGTGACGAACTCGGCGCTGGCCTGCAGCACCAGGGACTCCACGTTGGTCTGGACGGTCGAGAGCTCGCTCGCATCCTCCTCCGGGACCCACAGGTTCCAGTACGGGAAGGCCTCCTCGGGGCTGTTCTCCGCATAGGGCTGGGTGGCCTCGAAGAGCCGGCGCTCGTAGCCGGACAGGTCGTAGATGTCCTCCGGGACCACCTGGGACTGCCGGAACTCCTGGCTGCCGTAGTACTGCGCGAGCGGGCCCCAGGCGGAGTTGGTGTTCTCACTGGCCTCGGCCCCGCTCAGGCGGTGGCGCACGTACAGCGGGTCCAGCTCCTCGTTCAGCGCGACGTCACCCTCCTGGGCGTAGTCCCAGGCCACGCCCTCCTCGCCCCACTCGGCGCGCAGGTGGTTGTCGTAGTCGATCATCCAGTCCACGATCTCCACGAGCGTGGCCGCCTCCTCGTCGGTGGCGTTGTTGGTGACGACGAAGGTCGCACCGGCCGAGGACGAGCTGATCTGCGACGCGGGCGAGCCATTCGGACCCGTCAGCGGGGGCAGGGCGTCGTAGTCGGCGTCGCGCCCGTCCTCCTGGCCCACGGTGACGAAGACGCCCGGGTGGCCGACGCTCGCGGCACCGAGGATCGGGTCACCGGCGACGTCGCCGAGGGCGAGCAGCGCATCCTGGTTCTGGGTGAAGGCGGCCTCGTCGATCAGGCCCTCCTCGAACAGCGAGTTCACGTAGGTCAGCCCCTCGCGCCATCCCTCGCGGGTGGGCTGCAGCGTCACCTCGTCGCCCTGCAGCGCCAGCGAGCCCGGGTCGGACCCGCTCGTGCTGGAGGTGGCCATGTAGACGAAGGGGTTCATCAGGAACGGCAGCACCGAGTTCGCCCCCGGCGAGCCGGACAGCGGCACCTCGTCGGCCTCGCCGTTCCCGTTGGGGTCCTGCTCCTTGAATGCGGTCAGCACCTCCCGCAGCTCCTCCGGCGTGCCCGGCTGCTCCATCCCGACGGCGTCCAGCCAGGCCGTGTTCATCCACAGCTTCGAGGGGTAGGTGCAGTGGAAGCAGTCGTTCCACTGCGGCAGACCCCACACGTTCCCGTCCGGCGCGGTCGCCAGGGCCTCCCACTCGGGGGTGTCGGCCCAAGCGGCCTGCAGGTTCGGTGCGTTCTCCTCGAGCAGGTCGTTCAGCGGCCGGATCAGGCCCTGGTCGCCGAACTTGATGAGCTCGGCCTGGGTGAACTGGTCCACCCACGGGATCAGCAGGAAGGCGTCCGGGTAGTCGCCACTGGCCAGGGTGATCTGGCGCGATTCCGCGGCCGCCGCGGCGTCCCACGTGGTGGTCTCGAACTGCAGGTCGACGCCGAACTCCTCCTCCAGCAGCAGCGTGAAGGAGCTCGTGTTGAGGTCGCGGTCGGGGCCCTGCTGGCTGTAGATGGTCAGGACGCCGTCGTCGGTGGGCTCCTCCTCCCCGCCCGGGGCGCAGGCGCTGATCCCCAGCGCCAGGCCACCGGCGGCGAGAACAGCCGCGGCTCTGCGGTGCGTGCGTGTCATGTCGTGCCTCTCTTCGTCGTGAGGGAGTGCCACCGTCCTCGGTGGCGGGGGGGTTGAGGAGGTCAGCCCTTGACCGCACCCAGGAGCAGGCCCCGGGTGAAGTAGCGGGCGACGAACGGATAGATGAGCATCATCGGAACCGTGGAGACCACGATGAGCGAGTACTTCAGCAGGCTCGCCAGCTGTTGTCGTTCGATCGCGGCCGTGACGTCGGCTCCGGCGTCGGTGTTGAGGATGAGGATGTTGCGCAACACCAGCTGGAGCGGATAGAGACTGTCGTCGCGCAGGTAGATGAGCGCATCGAAGTAGGAGTTCCACTGCACGATCGCGTACATCAGCGCAATCACCGCCAGCATCGGGGCGGACAGCGGCAGCACCACCTTCCACAGGATGCGCAGGTCGCTGGCGCCGTCGATCTCCCCCGCCTCGCGCAGCTCGTCCGGGATGGCGGTGCGGAAGTAGGTGATGGCCAGGATCGCCGGCCACACCGCCACCGCCTTGGGGATGAGCAGAGCCCAGCGGGTGTCGAGCATGCCCAGGTTCTGCACCACGAGGTAGGTCGGGATCAGCCCGCCCGCGAAGAGCATCGTGAACACCACCGCGGCGGTGAGCACCTTCCTGCCCACGAAGTCGGCGCGCGAGAGCGGGTAGGCGAGCATGACGGTGAGCGTCACGCTGATCGCGGTGCCGGCGATCGTGTAGAAGAACGAGTTCGCGAAGCCGGTCAGGATCGTCGGGTTGGTCAGGACCACCTCGTAGCCGCGCAGCGTGAAGTCGACCGGCCACAGGAACACCCGCCCGGCCGAGACCGCCTCGGGGCTGCTGAAGGAGCTGACCACGATGTACCACAGCGGCAGCAGCACCACGAGCAGGAAGGTCGTCAGCAGGATGTAGACGCCCACCAGGAACACCCGGTCGACCGGGGATTCGCGCACCCGCCGGCGGCGCCCGGGGCGGTCCGGACGGCTGGTGCGGCTGGTGCGGCTCGGCTTCGTCACGGCGGCGCTCACCACAGCCCCTTTCCTGTCACGCGCTTGGCGACGATGTTCACGCCCACCAGCAGCACGAGGTTGATCACGGAGTTGAACAGGCCGATCGCGGTGGCCAGGCTGAAGTCGGCGTTCTGGATGCCGATCTTGTAGGTGTAGGTGGCGATGATCTCCGACTGCGAGAGGTTGAGCGGGTTCTGCAGCAGGAACGCCTTCTCGAAGCCGACCGCCATGATGGAACCGACCGAGAGGATCAGGACCACCACGATGGTCGGGGTGATGCTCGGCAGGTCGACGTGCCAGATCTTCTGCAGCCGGTTCGCGCCGTCCACCTTCGCAGCCTCGTACAGGCCCGGGTCCACGCCCGCGAGCGCCGCGAGGTAGATGACGGCGGAGTAGCCGGCGGTCTGCCACACCTCGCTCCACACGTACACGTGCCGGAAGAAGTCCGGCTGGGCCAGGTAGTCCGTGGCCGGTAGGCCGAAGAATCCGGTGAGCTCGCTGGCCAGGCCGATCCTCGGGGAGAGGATGAGGATCGCCATCGAGACCACGATCACGGTGGAGATGAAGTACGGGGCATAGGTGACCATCTGCACGGTCTTCTTGAAGAACCGGGCACGGATCTCGTTCAGCGCGAGCGCCAGGATGATCGGGATCGGGAAGCTGGCGATCAGCGCGTACAGGCTGAGCAGGAAGGTGTTGCTGACCACCGTGGTGAACATCGGGTTGTCGAAGAACCGCTGGAAGTACTCCAGCCCGGCCCACGGCGAACCCCAGATGCCCTGGACCACGTTGTAGTCCTTGAACGCGATGATGGCGTTGGCCATCGGGACGTACTGGAAGATCAGGAAGTACAGCAGCGGGGGGATGACGAGCAGGTAGAGCTGCCAGTGCCGGCGGATCGACCGGCGTAGCCGGCCCCGGCGGCCCCCGGCCCAGCGGCGCGCCGGCGGCGGCATGGCGACACCTCGCGTCGCGACCGGCGGCGGCGCCGCGCCGGCCGTGCCCAGACCGGTATGCACCACTGGGTGACTCCTCTCGATGTGAACCGAGGGCGTGGCGCCTGCCGCTCAGGGCGCAGTTTGCGAACCATGACCTCGTCGTCCGGTGAATCGTTTCTCTGATGCTAGCCAGGCGCCGAACCGGAACGCAACCCACCGAGATCAAATCGAGACCTTGCGCCGAATAATCAGTCAATCTCAGGCTTGCCAGGCTCCCACTCCCACCGGCTATGGTGGTGCTCCTCGCATTAAAACGATTCTCCCGAGGTGACAGTGTCGTCCACGTTCACGTTCGTGCAGCCGCCCCCTGAGCCGGCCACGGATCCCCGCGTCCACCAGCTCGCGTTCGCCGGCGCCGCCGCCGAGTGGGTCGAGGCGCTGCCCCTCGGCGACGGCCGCCTCGGGGCAATGGTCTTCGGCGGCGCCACCGAGGAGCTGATCTGGCTCAGCGAGGGCAGCGTGTGGTCCGGTCCGCCGGAGCGGCACCCCTCCCACCCGGTGACGGCGGAGGTCGCCCGGGAGGCGATCCGCACCTCCCGGGCCGCGCTCGCTGCCGGCGACCCGGTCGGCGCCGAGCGTGCCCTGCTCGCCCTCCAGCACTCCTGGCCCCAGGCGTTCCAGCCGCTGGCGCGGTTGCGCCGCACCGTGGCCGCCGCCGCAGCGGAGCCCGCCCCCCAGGATCAGGTGTTGCCCGAGCACGATCACGCCGACACCGCCGAGGTGCACACCCGCGGCTTGGACCTGCGCTCGGCGACAGCCTGGACCCGCGCCGGTTCCGGGGCCGCCACCCTCGAGCAACGCGCGTTCGTGAGCGCTCCCCGCAACGTCATGGTCCTGCAGGTCAGCGGCACGGCGGACGACTCGGCCCAGCCCGTCACCTTCACCCTCGACTCGCCGCTGCGGCTGGAGCGCAGCGGCGCCGAAGGCGAGGAGGCATGGGTGGTGCTGCGCGCCCCCGACGACGTCGCCCCCGCGGTCCAGCGTGACCCGCACCCGGTCCGGTGGTCCGACGAACCCCGCGGGGTCCAGGCCGCCGTGGCGCTGCGGGCGGTCGGCGGCGAGGTCCGCACCCGCGCCACCGGGTCCGGGATCGTGGTGGAGGTCAGCGGCGAGGCCACCCTGCTGCTGGCGGTACGCACCACCTTCGTCCAACTCGGCGCCGACCCCACCGGCGATCTCGCCGAGGCGCTGGCCGGCGCTCGCGCCGCGTGCCGCGAGGCCGCCCGTGCCGGGGTCGAGGCGGTCCAGGCCGAGCACGTCCACGCTCACCGCGCCCTGTATGACCGGGCCGAGCTGACGCTCGGACGAGGCGGCGAGGATGCGGCCCTGCCGGCCCTGCCGGCGATCGACACGGCGATCGACACCGACGCCCTGCTCGCCGCCGCCCAGGACGGCGAGAGCGCCCGCGCCGGCGCCGCACCGGAACTGACCGCCCTGCTGTTCCAGTACGGGCGCTACCTGCTGATCAGCAGCTCCCGACCAGGCGGCACCCCGGCGAACCTGCAGGGCGTGTGGAACCAGCGGATGCAACCGCCGTGGAGCTCGACCTTCACGATGAACATCAACACCGAGATGAACTACTGGCTCGCCGAGACCACGAGCCTGCCGGAGTGCGCCGAGCCGCTGTTCGACCTGGTCGAGGCCCTGGCCGAGCGGGGCCGTGAACCGGCCGATCGCATCTACGGCTCCTCTGGCTGGGTGGCCCACCACGCCAGCGACATCTGGGCGTTCGCCGACCCGATGGGCGATGGCACACATGATCCGGCCTGGGCATTCTGGCCGTTCGCGGGCGTCTGGCTCACCTCCCACCTGACCGACCGGCTCGCCTTCCACCACGACGACGCCCTCGCCCGGCGCTTCTGGCCCACCCTGCGGGGCGCGGCCCGGTTCGTGCTCGACTGGCTCGAGCCCCGCCCGGACGGCACCCTCGGCACCAGCCCCTCGACGTCGCCCGAGAACCGGTACGTGGTCGACGGCGAAGCCTCCTCCTCCGTGGCCACCGACGCCACCATGGACCTGGAGCTGGCGCGCCAGCTGTTGCGCTCCCTGCTGCGTATCGCCGAGCAGTACGGGCTGACCGACGAGGCGCTCCTGCACGAAGCCGCCGAGGCGCTGCCGCGGATCGCCCCGATCGGCACCGACTCGGCCGGGCTGCTGCGCGAGTGGGCGCAGGTGGAGGAGATGGTCGATCCCCGGCACCGCCACATCGCCCACCTCGTCGGGGTGCACCCGAGCGACGTCCCGCCGGCACCCGGGCAGGCCGCGGCCGCGAGCCGCAGCCTGGACGCCCGCGGCGACGAGGGCACCGGATGGTCGCTGGCGTGGAAGATGGCCATGCGCGCCCGCCTCCACCAGGCCGACGGCGTGGGCCGGCTACTCGACCTGTTCATGCGCCGCGCCGTGGACGTCACGCCCAAGCCCGGCGGCGGGCGGTGGCGCGGAGGCCTGTACCGCAACCTGTTCTCCGCCCACCCGCCGTTCCAGATCGACGGCAACTTCGGCATCGTCGCCGCACTCGCCGAGACCCTGCTGCACTCCCACGCCGGTGGCCTCGACCTGCTCCCCGCCCTACCGGCGGACCTGCCCGACGGCGCCGTGCGCGGCCTACGCGCCCGCACCGGGATCGCCGTCGACCTGCGCTGGTCCGGCGGCACCCTCCGGACAGCAACGCTTCGTTCCGACCACCACACCACGCAGACGGTGACGGTGCGCTACCGCTCGACCGCCCAGGATCTCCAGCTCCACCCGGGCCAGACGGTGCACCTGACCACCGAGGAGACCCGCTCATGACCGCATCCCCCACCATCGACCCGCTCGAGGGCTACCTCGTGCTCGACTTCAGCCAGTTCCTCGCCGGACCGGTGGCCGCCCTGCGGCTCGCCGACCTGGGCGCCCGGGTGGTCAAGATCGAGCGCCCCGGCACCGGCGACATCGGCCGCGGTCTGGCCTTCGCCGGCGCCCGCGCCGGCAGCGACACCGTCTCCTTCCATGCGATGAACCGCGGGAAGGAGAGCCTGGCCGCGGACCTGAAGAACCCTGAGGACCTGGCGATCGTGCGCCGGCTCGTGGAACAGGCCGACGTCGTCGTGGAGAACTTCCGCCCCGGGGTGATGGAACGCCTCGGCCTGGACTACGAGAGCGTCCGGGCCACCAACCCGGGGGTGGTCTACGGCTCGATCACCGGCTACGGGGAGGAGGGGCCTTGGCGCGACCGGCCCGGTCAGGACCTGCTCGCGCAGTCGATCGCCGGCCTGCCCTGGCTGCAGGCCGACCCCGAGCCCAGCCCGATGGGCATCGCCATCGCCGACCACCTCGCCTCCTGCCACCTGGCGCACGGCATCACCGCGCTGCTGCTGCGGCGCGCCCGCACCGGCATCGGCGGGCACGTGCGGACCTCCCTGCTGGAGGCGATGGTCGACCTGCAGTTCGAGATGCTCTCGGTGCGCCTGACCGAACCGGGGGCGCTGACCCAGCCCGTCCGCGGCCCGCACAGTGCGCACAGCTATCTGCCCGCTCCCTACGGGGTCTACCCGACGGCGGACGGTTACCTCTCGATCGCGATGAACCCCGTCCCCCGGATCGGTGAGCTGCTGGAGCTGCGGGAGCTGGTGGCGATGACCGACCCGCAGACCTGGTGGGAGCAGCGCTCGCGGATCGAGACCCTGATCGCGGACCGGCTGCGCACCGATACCACCGAGACCTGGCTGAGGATCCTGGACGAGGCCGACATCTGGTGCGCGCCGCTGCACACGGTCGACGAGCTGGTCGAGCACGAGGGCTTCCGCCGGATCGACATGGTCCAGACCCTGCAACGCTCCGAGGCCGACGGCACCCGCACCGAGGTCACCACCACCCGGATGCCGCTGCGTATCGACGGGGTGCGCCCGCGCTCCGCCAGTGCCGCTCCCTCCCTCGGCGCGGACAGCGAGCGCCTGCGGGACGAGCTCGCCCCCCACGCCGAGCAGGCCGCGGAGCGCGCGTCATGACCCTCACGCTGCGGGGGATGACGTGGGACCACGAACGCGGCCTGAACAGTGTGGTCGCAGCATCGGCCGCTTATCGTTCGCGTGCCTACGCAGATGCCGGCCACGACGTCGAGGTGGTCTGGGAGAAGCGCTCGCTGCAGGCCTTCGCCGACCAGGGCCTGGAGTCGATGGCGTCCGAGTTCGACCTGCTCGTCATCGATCACCCCCACATCCCCCACGCCGCCCATGCCGGCCTGCTCGCCCCGCTTCCCGACGGCGAAGGCCCGGCCGCCTTCGTCGGCCGCAGCTACCAGAGCTACCGGTGGCAGGGAGCCCAGTACGGGATGGCGATCGACGCCGCGGCGCAGGTGGCCGCCTACCGGCCGGACCTGCTGACCGAGCCGCCGCGCACGTGGGATGAGGTGCTTGAGCTGGCGGGCGAGGGCGTGGTGCTGTGGCCGTGCAAGCCCATCGACGCCTTCGCCTCCACGTTCACCCTCACCTCCGCACTGCAGGGTGAGGACGCCGGGCAGCACGGCCGCTTCGGTGAGCCGGACGCCTTCGCCGAGGCGTGGCGGACGCTGGGCCGGCTGCGCGATCTGGTTCCGCAGGAGTGCCTGGCCGAGAACCCGATCCAGGTCTGCGAGCGGCTCGCCGGCAGCGACCGCTGGTGCTACGCGCCGCTGTTGTACGGCTACAGCAACTACGCCCGGCCGGGGTTCCGCGAGCATCGGCTGGCCTGGACCGACATCCCGGAGATCGACGGCGAGCCGCGCGGGTCGATGCTGGGCGGGGCCGGCCTGTCGGTCTCGGCGCGCTCGAGCCACCTCGCCGAGGCGGTGGCGTTCGCGACCTGGGCCGGCACCGGTGAGGTGCAGCGCGGCGTCTACGCCCACGCCGGCGGGCAACCGGGGCACGTGGCCGCCTGGGAGGACCAGGAGCTGAACGCGCTGACCGCCGGATTCTTCACCGGCAC
Above is a window of Ruania suaedae DNA encoding:
- a CDS encoding extracellular solute-binding protein, which encodes MTRTHRRAAAVLAAGGLALGISACAPGGEEEPTDDGVLTIYSQQGPDRDLNTSSFTLLLEEEFGVDLQFETTTWDAAAAAESRQITLASGDYPDAFLLIPWVDQFTQAELIKFGDQGLIRPLNDLLEENAPNLQAAWADTPEWEALATAPDGNVWGLPQWNDCFHCTYPSKLWMNTAWLDAVGMEQPGTPEELREVLTAFKEQDPNGNGEADEVPLSGSPGANSVLPFLMNPFVYMATSSTSGSDPGSLALQGDEVTLQPTREGWREGLTYVNSLFEEGLIDEAAFTQNQDALLALGDVAGDPILGAASVGHPGVFVTVGQEDGRDADYDALPPLTGPNGSPASQISSSSAGATFVVTNNATDEEAATLVEIVDWMIDYDNHLRAEWGEEGVAWDYAQEGDVALNEELDPLYVRHRLSGAEASENTNSAWGPLAQYYGSQEFRQSQVVPEDIYDLSGYERRLFEATQPYAENSPEEAFPYWNLWVPEEDASELSTVQTNVESLVLQASAEFVTGVRDIDDDAAWQAFQDELVANGSDRYVEIYQAAYDASQ
- a CDS encoding carbohydrate ABC transporter permease yields the protein MSAAVTKPSRTSRTSRPDRPGRRRRVRESPVDRVFLVGVYILLTTFLLVVLLPLWYIVVSSFSSPEAVSAGRVFLWPVDFTLRGYEVVLTNPTILTGFANSFFYTIAGTAISVTLTVMLAYPLSRADFVGRKVLTAAVVFTMLFAGGLIPTYLVVQNLGMLDTRWALLIPKAVAVWPAILAITYFRTAIPDELREAGEIDGASDLRILWKVVLPLSAPMLAVIALMYAIVQWNSYFDALIYLRDDSLYPLQLVLRNILILNTDAGADVTAAIERQQLASLLKYSLIVVSTVPMMLIYPFVARYFTRGLLLGAVKG
- a CDS encoding glycosyl hydrolase family 95 catalytic domain-containing protein, with amino-acid sequence MTVSSTFTFVQPPPEPATDPRVHQLAFAGAAAEWVEALPLGDGRLGAMVFGGATEELIWLSEGSVWSGPPERHPSHPVTAEVAREAIRTSRAALAAGDPVGAERALLALQHSWPQAFQPLARLRRTVAAAAAEPAPQDQVLPEHDHADTAEVHTRGLDLRSATAWTRAGSGAATLEQRAFVSAPRNVMVLQVSGTADDSAQPVTFTLDSPLRLERSGAEGEEAWVVLRAPDDVAPAVQRDPHPVRWSDEPRGVQAAVALRAVGGEVRTRATGSGIVVEVSGEATLLLAVRTTFVQLGADPTGDLAEALAGARAACREAARAGVEAVQAEHVHAHRALYDRAELTLGRGGEDAALPALPAIDTAIDTDALLAAAQDGESARAGAAPELTALLFQYGRYLLISSSRPGGTPANLQGVWNQRMQPPWSSTFTMNINTEMNYWLAETTSLPECAEPLFDLVEALAERGREPADRIYGSSGWVAHHASDIWAFADPMGDGTHDPAWAFWPFAGVWLTSHLTDRLAFHHDDALARRFWPTLRGAARFVLDWLEPRPDGTLGTSPSTSPENRYVVDGEASSSVATDATMDLELARQLLRSLLRIAEQYGLTDEALLHEAAEALPRIAPIGTDSAGLLREWAQVEEMVDPRHRHIAHLVGVHPSDVPPAPGQAAAASRSLDARGDEGTGWSLAWKMAMRARLHQADGVGRLLDLFMRRAVDVTPKPGGGRWRGGLYRNLFSAHPPFQIDGNFGIVAALAETLLHSHAGGLDLLPALPADLPDGAVRGLRARTGIAVDLRWSGGTLRTATLRSDHHTTQTVTVRYRSTAQDLQLHPGQTVHLTTEETRS
- a CDS encoding extracellular solute-binding protein, translated to MTLTLRGMTWDHERGLNSVVAASAAYRSRAYADAGHDVEVVWEKRSLQAFADQGLESMASEFDLLVIDHPHIPHAAHAGLLAPLPDGEGPAAFVGRSYQSYRWQGAQYGMAIDAAAQVAAYRPDLLTEPPRTWDEVLELAGEGVVLWPCKPIDAFASTFTLTSALQGEDAGQHGRFGEPDAFAEAWRTLGRLRDLVPQECLAENPIQVCERLAGSDRWCYAPLLYGYSNYARPGFREHRLAWTDIPEIDGEPRGSMLGGAGLSVSARSSHLAEAVAFATWAGTGEVQRGVYAHAGGQPGHVAAWEDQELNALTAGFFTGTRRTLELASLRPQHPGYMDVQNAASARVHRALVKREGPAGLLADLDEMVATLGAQHAGG
- a CDS encoding CaiB/BaiF CoA transferase family protein, giving the protein MTASPTIDPLEGYLVLDFSQFLAGPVAALRLADLGARVVKIERPGTGDIGRGLAFAGARAGSDTVSFHAMNRGKESLAADLKNPEDLAIVRRLVEQADVVVENFRPGVMERLGLDYESVRATNPGVVYGSITGYGEEGPWRDRPGQDLLAQSIAGLPWLQADPEPSPMGIAIADHLASCHLAHGITALLLRRARTGIGGHVRTSLLEAMVDLQFEMLSVRLTEPGALTQPVRGPHSAHSYLPAPYGVYPTADGYLSIAMNPVPRIGELLELRELVAMTDPQTWWEQRSRIETLIADRLRTDTTETWLRILDEADIWCAPLHTVDELVEHEGFRRIDMVQTLQRSEADGTRTEVTTTRMPLRIDGVRPRSASAAPSLGADSERLRDELAPHAEQAAERAS
- a CDS encoding ABC transporter permease gives rise to the protein MVHTGLGTAGAAPPPVATRGVAMPPPARRWAGGRRGRLRRSIRRHWQLYLLVIPPLLYFLIFQYVPMANAIIAFKDYNVVQGIWGSPWAGLEYFQRFFDNPMFTTVVSNTFLLSLYALIASFPIPIILALALNEIRARFFKKTVQMVTYAPYFISTVIVVSMAILILSPRIGLASELTGFFGLPATDYLAQPDFFRHVYVWSEVWQTAGYSAVIYLAALAGVDPGLYEAAKVDGANRLQKIWHVDLPSITPTIVVVLILSVGSIMAVGFEKAFLLQNPLNLSQSEIIATYTYKIGIQNADFSLATAIGLFNSVINLVLLVGVNIVAKRVTGKGLW